A region from the Spirochaeta thermophila DSM 6192 genome encodes:
- a CDS encoding flagellar assembly lytic transglycosylase, with protein sequence MSMVRVSLCVAALGVVLVWACASEGGVEDGVVGVLDGLEEGRVEVLEGREAGVLARGAEREEEGAAFFLGLVYEGMGLREEARVCMEVAAESGSVPARVGAVGWLMEDAYGRGDLAGVEEWARRGVGYAELRGEAVARLVEVWARRGGGEREVLERVAEEGEGRARAWALWAVGERERVLEEVRAGEVPEGVWVVGEWGVLGEAVGAVREGRYGEAVEGYRAYLKGGGRATPAVLADLYTAFRLSGRLSEGASFFLSLAETRPEVRLSALDYAGRLFRFAGDYDRSDQVWETVGEEASSPTLRARTAWYLFANAVRRGGDAPLALAPRLPALLHSTQELSPVLDEYVSELIRTGRFRTLPRLYTALAPILSPPHRALLSTAILASASAGLLPLSPDEARTLKEALAQASSSPLTHPYYYLLAHPDASPLAYYTRTPHTPRASDPAATRFIRLALRFRPLYPRLPSLLRPFLPLAAPSALFDLARALSHAGLHYQAIHLLADLHEEGIPLPEDLVRTVLYPRPFLDEVEAALRTLSPHPSLDQSLLYGLMREESLFSPSIVSHAHAVGLMQLVPATAEEERRRLRMEPGDLEDPSYNITLGTSYLSRMLDRFSLPIYALAAYNAGPTRARAWTASYAHLPPLLWIEALPLPETRHYLRKVLASSVYYAYLYHGRSVRDELFRLTGTDVAQALSL encoded by the coding sequence ATGTCGATGGTGCGGGTCTCCCTGTGCGTCGCAGCGCTGGGGGTGGTGTTGGTGTGGGCCTGTGCCTCGGAGGGTGGGGTGGAGGACGGGGTGGTGGGGGTGCTCGACGGGCTCGAGGAGGGGAGGGTGGAGGTGCTCGAGGGGCGGGAGGCGGGGGTGCTCGCCCGGGGGGCGGAGCGTGAGGAGGAGGGGGCGGCGTTCTTCCTGGGGCTGGTGTACGAGGGGATGGGGTTGCGGGAGGAGGCGAGGGTGTGTATGGAGGTGGCGGCGGAGAGCGGGTCGGTGCCTGCGCGGGTGGGGGCCGTCGGGTGGCTGATGGAGGATGCGTACGGGCGAGGGGATCTTGCGGGGGTGGAGGAGTGGGCGAGGAGGGGGGTGGGGTACGCAGAGCTGCGGGGGGAGGCTGTGGCGAGGCTGGTGGAGGTGTGGGCACGGCGGGGAGGGGGTGAGAGGGAGGTGCTGGAGCGGGTGGCCGAGGAGGGGGAGGGGAGGGCGCGGGCGTGGGCGCTGTGGGCGGTTGGGGAGCGGGAGAGGGTGCTGGAGGAGGTGAGGGCGGGGGAGGTGCCGGAGGGGGTGTGGGTGGTGGGGGAGTGGGGGGTGCTGGGTGAGGCGGTGGGGGCGGTGAGGGAGGGGCGGTATGGGGAGGCGGTGGAGGGGTACCGGGCGTACCTGAAGGGAGGGGGGAGGGCCACGCCCGCGGTGCTCGCAGACCTCTACACCGCCTTCAGGCTCTCGGGCCGCCTCTCGGAGGGCGCCTCCTTCTTCCTTTCGCTGGCCGAGACGCGACCGGAGGTGCGGCTCTCTGCCCTCGACTACGCCGGCAGGCTCTTTCGCTTTGCAGGCGACTACGACCGGTCCGACCAGGTGTGGGAGACCGTGGGGGAGGAGGCCTCCTCCCCCACGCTCCGCGCCCGGACCGCCTGGTACCTCTTTGCGAACGCCGTCCGCCGTGGGGGGGACGCCCCCCTCGCCCTCGCCCCCCGCCTCCCCGCCCTCCTCCACAGCACGCAGGAGCTCTCCCCCGTGCTCGACGAGTACGTCTCCGAGCTCATACGCACCGGCCGGTTCCGCACCCTCCCCCGCCTCTACACCGCCCTCGCCCCCATCCTCTCCCCGCCCCACCGCGCCCTCCTCTCCACCGCCATCCTCGCCTCCGCCTCTGCCGGCCTCCTTCCCCTTTCCCCCGACGAGGCGCGCACCCTCAAGGAGGCCCTCGCACAGGCCTCCTCCTCGCCCCTGACCCACCCCTACTACTACCTCCTCGCCCACCCCGACGCCTCGCCCCTCGCCTACTACACCCGCACCCCGCACACCCCCCGCGCCTCCGACCCTGCCGCCACCCGCTTCATCCGCCTCGCCCTCCGGTTCCGTCCCCTCTACCCCCGCCTTCCCTCCCTCCTCCGCCCCTTTCTTCCCCTTGCCGCACCCTCCGCCCTCTTCGACCTCGCCCGCGCCCTCTCCCACGCCGGCCTCCACTACCAGGCCATCCACCTCCTCGCCGACCTCCACGAGGAAGGAATCCCCCTCCCCGAGGACCTCGTCCGCACTGTGCTCTATCCCCGCCCCTTCCTCGACGAGGTGGAGGCCGCCCTTCGCACCCTTTCTCCCCACCCCTCCCTCGACCAGTCCCTGCTCTACGGACTCATGCGCGAGGAGAGCCTCTTCTCCCCCTCCATCGTCTCGCACGCCCACGCCGTGGGCCTCATGCAGCTTGTTCCCGCCACCGCCGAGGAGGAACGCCGCCGCCTCAGGATGGAACCGGGCGACCTGGAGGACCCCTCCTACAACATCACCCTGGGCACCTCCTACCTCTCGCGCATGCTCGACCGCTTCTCCCTCCCCATCTACGCCCTCGCCGCCTACAACGCAGGCCCCACCAGGGCCAGGGCCTGGACTGCCTCCTACGCCCACCTCCCGCCCCTCCTCTGGATAGAGGCCCTCCCCCTCCCTGAGACGCGCCACTACCTTCGCAAGGTCCTCGCCTCCTCGGTATACTACGCCTACCTCTACCACGGCCGATCGGTGAGGGACGAACTCTTCCGCCTCACCGGAACCGACGTGGCGCAGGCACTCTCGCTGTAA
- a CDS encoding transposase, translating to MNRGEGEGRNEYPVRAMWNSLVAGIVFQHPSIEQLRRELLRNGQLRDLCGFDPTRGSDAVPSASAYSRFLSTLRKRTIRTALVKVCTALVDQCYRELPGFGRRLGADGKGIASVARRRGKGAGDRRGEHDADWGVS from the coding sequence TTGAACAGAGGCGAGGGAGAGGGCCGGAATGAGTATCCGGTACGGGCGATGTGGAACTCGCTCGTTGCGGGGATCGTGTTTCAGCACCCGAGCATCGAGCAGCTACGCCGGGAGCTCTTGCGGAACGGGCAGTTGAGGGACCTGTGTGGATTTGATCCTACCCGGGGAAGCGATGCGGTACCCAGTGCCAGCGCGTACAGCCGGTTTCTTTCCACCTTGAGGAAGCGGACGATCCGAACGGCACTGGTGAAGGTGTGTACAGCCCTGGTGGATCAGTGCTACCGGGAGCTGCCTGGATTCGGGCGGCGGCTGGGAGCCGATGGGAAGGGGATAGCAAGTGTTGCCCGTCGAAGGGGGAAGGGTGCCGGAGACCGGCGAGGGGAGCACGATGCGGACTGGGGGGTGTCATGA
- a CDS encoding transposase: MRTGGCHEYVYQNERGEVQKSVKKWFGFTVHLLADTEYELPVAFTVSRASKHEVPVMRKLIRSLDRHRPHILKAAEVFTADRGYDDGTLIDLLWHEHRIKPVIDIRNAWKDGEETKLVAGTPNVVYDYQGTVSCVCMATGTQREMAYRGFEEKRGTLKYGCPAVHYGYECAGKASCPLASCIRIPLSTDRRVFTPIARSSYRWKREYAKRTALERIHSRLDRSFSLELHTIRGQEKLSVHLTLVFSVMSALALGRVRENQPNQMRSLVRPAA, encoded by the coding sequence ATGCGGACTGGGGGGTGTCATGAGTATGTGTATCAGAATGAACGGGGGGAGGTGCAGAAGTCGGTAAAGAAATGGTTTGGGTTTACGGTGCACCTCCTTGCGGATACAGAGTATGAACTGCCGGTGGCCTTTACGGTGAGTCGGGCCTCAAAGCACGAGGTGCCGGTGATGCGAAAGCTGATTCGGTCCCTGGATCGCCATCGGCCGCATATACTCAAGGCGGCAGAAGTGTTCACGGCCGACCGGGGCTATGATGATGGCACGTTGATAGATCTGTTGTGGCACGAGCACCGGATCAAACCGGTCATCGATATTCGTAATGCATGGAAAGATGGAGAGGAGACGAAGCTGGTGGCAGGGACACCGAACGTGGTGTATGACTACCAGGGGACGGTGAGTTGTGTCTGTATGGCCACGGGGACGCAGCGGGAGATGGCCTACCGGGGGTTTGAAGAAAAGCGGGGAACGTTGAAGTACGGCTGTCCTGCGGTGCACTATGGGTATGAGTGTGCAGGCAAAGCCTCCTGTCCCCTGGCCTCCTGTATCCGGATCCCCCTCTCCACGGACCGCAGAGTCTTCACGCCTATCGCCCGATCTTCGTATCGGTGGAAGCGGGAGTATGCCAAGCGAACGGCCTTGGAGCGGATCCACAGCCGGCTGGATCGAAGCTTTAGCCTGGAACTCCACACGATCCGGGGGCAGGAGAAACTCTCGGTTCACCTTACGCTGGTGTTCTCTGTCATGAGTGCCCTTGCCCTGGGACGAGTGCGAGAGAACCAGCCGAACCAGATGCGCTCCCTGGTCAGGCCTGCGGCCTAA
- a CDS encoding nitrilase-related carbon-nitrogen hydrolase translates to MNVGYLQFAPLFGEPEKNLEAIREHILGHLQGGGTKPDLLVLPELALSGYLFLSQDEVVRTAEPVDTGPCIEALSRLAQETGIHLALGFAEEEMGRYYNSAVLLTPEGRRFLYRKMHLFAEEKHFFSPGNLGFPVFTIQGVRVALLVCFDHMFPEAARTVALQGAHVVCHPSNLVLPEYGQLTTRVRAIENRIFWILANRIGVEERGGKRLRYTGRSHIISPTGTILAQAPEEEPALHVVEIDPKEAEDKHVTPQNHLFHERRLDYYILFSA, encoded by the coding sequence ATGAACGTAGGCTACCTCCAGTTCGCCCCTCTCTTCGGCGAGCCGGAGAAGAACCTGGAAGCCATCCGTGAACACATACTCGGCCACCTCCAGGGCGGCGGCACGAAACCCGATCTCCTCGTCCTTCCCGAGCTCGCCCTCTCCGGCTATCTCTTCCTCTCACAGGACGAAGTGGTACGAACGGCCGAACCCGTGGATACCGGCCCCTGCATCGAGGCCCTCTCCCGGCTCGCACAGGAGACAGGGATCCACCTCGCCCTCGGCTTCGCCGAAGAGGAGATGGGCAGGTACTACAACAGCGCGGTCCTCCTCACCCCTGAGGGAAGACGCTTCCTCTATCGGAAGATGCACCTCTTCGCCGAGGAAAAGCACTTCTTCTCTCCGGGCAACCTCGGGTTCCCGGTCTTCACCATACAGGGAGTACGCGTGGCCCTCCTCGTGTGCTTCGACCACATGTTCCCCGAAGCGGCCCGCACGGTGGCCCTTCAGGGGGCACACGTGGTGTGCCACCCCTCCAACCTCGTGCTCCCCGAGTACGGCCAGCTCACCACCCGGGTCCGGGCCATCGAGAACCGCATCTTCTGGATCCTCGCCAACCGCATCGGCGTGGAGGAGCGAGGCGGGAAGCGCCTCAGGTACACCGGGAGGAGCCACATCATCTCCCCCACAGGGACCATCCTCGCCCAGGCGCCCGAGGAGGAACCGGCCCTCCACGTGGTGGAGATAGACCCCAAGGAGGCCGAGGACAAGCACGTGACCCCCCAGAACCACCTCTTCCACGAGAGACGGCTCGACTACTACATCCTCTTCTCGGCCTGA
- the osmF gene encoding ABC transporter substrate-binding protein, with protein MRKFVLLFLSVFLIFSLVISCAKKQEETRGPITVASKIDTEGALLGTMIVILLEEHGFAVENKVQLGPTDIVRKAIINGQIDIYPEYTGNGGFFYPEAPRDVWKDRIEAYRTVRDLDYETHRLVWLEPAPANNTWAIAVRKDLAGGSLSTLEDLARYIEQGGEFKIAVSEEFVSRPDALPAFEEAYGFTLAKSQMLVLSGGNTATTERAAAEGTDGVNAAMAYGTDGQLAALGLVVLEDNLGVQPVYEPAPVVREEVLKTYPEIEEILEPVFKSLTLTTLQSLNARIAVEGEDPAVVAREYLVRKGFISD; from the coding sequence TTGAGGAAATTCGTTCTCCTGTTTCTCTCCGTATTTCTTATCTTTTCGCTCGTCATCTCCTGCGCAAAGAAGCAGGAAGAGACCAGGGGCCCGATCACCGTGGCATCGAAGATAGACACCGAAGGAGCCCTCCTGGGCACCATGATCGTCATCCTCCTCGAAGAGCACGGCTTCGCGGTGGAAAACAAGGTCCAGCTCGGTCCCACGGACATCGTACGCAAGGCCATCATAAACGGCCAGATCGACATCTATCCCGAGTACACAGGCAACGGCGGGTTCTTCTATCCCGAAGCCCCGCGGGACGTGTGGAAGGACAGGATCGAGGCCTACCGGACCGTGAGAGATCTGGACTACGAGACCCACCGCCTCGTCTGGCTCGAGCCCGCACCTGCCAACAACACCTGGGCGATCGCGGTGCGGAAGGACCTCGCAGGGGGTTCTCTCTCCACCCTGGAGGATCTCGCCCGCTACATCGAACAGGGTGGCGAGTTCAAGATCGCGGTCTCGGAGGAGTTCGTCTCCCGCCCGGACGCCCTCCCCGCCTTCGAAGAGGCCTACGGATTCACCCTCGCAAAATCGCAGATGCTCGTGCTCTCGGGAGGCAATACCGCCACCACCGAACGTGCAGCCGCAGAGGGGACCGACGGGGTGAACGCAGCCATGGCCTACGGAACCGACGGGCAGCTCGCCGCGCTCGGGCTCGTGGTCCTCGAGGACAACCTCGGGGTACAACCGGTCTACGAACCGGCCCCGGTGGTGAGAGAAGAGGTGCTCAAGACGTATCCCGAGATCGAGGAGATCCTCGAACCTGTGTTCAAGAGCCTCACCCTCACCACGCTCCAGTCGCTCAACGCACGGATCGCCGTGGAGGGAGAGGATCCGGCCGTGGTGGCACGGGAGTACCTCGTTCGGAAGGGATTCATCTCCGACTGA
- a CDS encoding ABC transporter permease, whose amino-acid sequence MERERILLMGGGAATCLGLLLPFAWAVPNRVAPGVPVRLDPLSTLVLLGSLGVVLLLEWKERAPRLRPLLAGLSILVPWILLAVLARLHAPSPPARINPGTGFFAYEAAGIVLLARARYSGALQTRKWGTALALLGMVALLLSGALDGLGVMREFATRRRVFLQETAAHLSLSGAGILIATLAGIPLGILAHKNKKAGGVVFSFTGGIQTIPSLALFGLLIAPLAALSEAVPVLRDVGISGLGNTPALIALSLYALLPIVRTTAAGLSLLEKGLLEAARGMGLSPLQRLFWVEIPVSLPVILAGLRTASVQVVGTTTVAALIGAGGFGRFIFQGLGQSAYDLIALGVLPTVLLSLGVDRAWALVITCFKERTSRV is encoded by the coding sequence ATGGAAAGGGAACGCATACTCCTCATGGGAGGAGGGGCTGCGACATGTCTCGGTCTCCTCCTCCCCTTTGCATGGGCCGTCCCGAACAGGGTGGCCCCCGGTGTGCCGGTACGGCTCGACCCCCTTTCCACCCTCGTCCTCCTCGGATCGCTCGGTGTGGTGCTCCTTCTGGAATGGAAGGAACGAGCTCCCCGCCTCCGCCCTTTGCTCGCCGGTCTCTCCATCCTCGTCCCCTGGATCCTCCTCGCCGTCCTTGCCCGCCTCCACGCCCCTTCCCCACCCGCCCGCATCAACCCCGGTACGGGCTTCTTCGCCTATGAGGCAGCCGGCATCGTCCTCCTCGCGAGGGCCCGGTACAGCGGTGCCCTCCAGACACGGAAGTGGGGAACGGCCCTCGCCCTCCTCGGCATGGTGGCACTCCTCCTCTCAGGGGCCCTCGACGGCCTGGGAGTGATGCGTGAGTTCGCCACCAGGAGGCGTGTGTTCCTCCAGGAGACCGCTGCACACCTCAGCCTCTCGGGCGCGGGCATCCTCATCGCCACCCTTGCAGGCATCCCCCTCGGGATCCTCGCGCATAAGAACAAGAAGGCGGGTGGAGTCGTGTTCTCCTTCACCGGGGGGATCCAGACCATCCCGAGCCTCGCCCTCTTCGGCCTCCTCATCGCCCCACTCGCGGCCCTCTCCGAGGCCGTCCCGGTCCTGAGGGACGTGGGAATCAGCGGTCTGGGGAACACCCCTGCACTCATCGCCCTCTCCCTCTACGCCCTCCTCCCCATCGTGCGCACCACCGCGGCCGGGCTCTCGCTCCTCGAAAAGGGGTTGCTCGAGGCGGCCCGGGGCATGGGGCTCTCCCCCCTCCAGCGTCTCTTCTGGGTGGAGATCCCCGTCTCCCTCCCCGTGATCCTCGCCGGCCTCCGTACCGCCTCGGTACAGGTGGTGGGGACCACCACGGTGGCCGCCCTCATAGGGGCCGGGGGGTTCGGGCGCTTCATCTTCCAGGGGCTGGGCCAGTCGGCCTACGACCTCATCGCCCTGGGGGTGCTCCCCACCGTCCTCCTCTCCCTGGGGGTCGACCGTGCGTGGGCCCTGGTCATCACATGCTTCAAGGAAAGGACGAGCCGTGTTTGA
- a CDS encoding ABC transporter ATP-binding protein gives MKRFGETVALDGTSFSIPEGRLTVLIGPSGCGKSTTLRILNRLIEPDGGEVLYRGRPLSSYDPVELRRSMGYVIQHIGLFPHWTVERNICTVPRLLGWPPEQQRARALELLEMVGLPPEEYARKMPHQLSGGEAQRVGVARALAADPPVILMDEPFGAADPLTRSRLQEEFLAIQRRLRKTVVFVTHDMGEAIRLGDRIILMREGRVVREAATEDLVRSGDGFVKTFLGSESVLLLLECHTMEEIARPAPSTIPEELPRVPGAATVKEGLSLLLESGAPMLAVEEHGGILGIAGLKEIQALVRRGR, from the coding sequence GTGAAACGATTCGGAGAAACGGTGGCCCTCGATGGCACTTCCTTCAGCATACCGGAAGGCCGGCTCACCGTGCTCATCGGCCCCTCGGGGTGCGGCAAGTCCACCACGCTCCGCATCCTCAACCGCCTCATAGAGCCGGACGGGGGAGAAGTCCTCTACCGGGGGCGCCCCCTCTCCTCATACGATCCGGTGGAGCTCAGACGTTCCATGGGATACGTGATCCAGCACATCGGCCTCTTCCCCCACTGGACCGTGGAACGGAACATCTGCACGGTACCCCGGCTCCTGGGGTGGCCCCCCGAGCAGCAGAGGGCCCGGGCCCTCGAGCTCCTCGAGATGGTGGGACTCCCTCCCGAGGAGTACGCCCGGAAGATGCCTCACCAGCTCTCAGGGGGAGAGGCCCAGCGGGTGGGGGTGGCCCGGGCCCTTGCGGCCGATCCACCGGTGATCCTCATGGACGAACCCTTCGGTGCGGCCGATCCCCTCACCCGCTCCCGCCTCCAGGAGGAGTTCCTCGCGATCCAACGACGTCTCAGGAAGACCGTGGTCTTCGTGACCCACGACATGGGAGAGGCCATCCGCCTGGGAGACAGGATCATCCTCATGCGGGAAGGCCGCGTGGTGAGGGAAGCGGCCACCGAGGATCTCGTGCGCTCGGGCGACGGGTTCGTGAAGACCTTCCTGGGCTCGGAGAGCGTGCTCCTCCTCCTCGAGTGTCATACGATGGAGGAAATCGCACGCCCTGCACCCTCCACGATCCCAGAAGAACTGCCCCGTGTTCCCGGTGCTGCCACGGTGAAGGAGGGGCTTTCCCTTCTCCTGGAGAGCGGGGCTCCGATGCTCGCGGTGGAGGAGCATGGCGGGATCCTGGGTATCGCAGGACTCAAGGAGATCCAGGCGCTCGTCCGGAGGGGCAGATGA
- a CDS encoding ABC transporter permease, protein MRRRLARTIRTGVILTLLVLLTREDILEGVLRLLGFQGEILVYERESMGVLLLQHVVMVLVSSAVAAAFGLGVGILVTRPRFSYLLEGVQSVVAGIQTIPPVAVITFAVPALGFGFAPAVAALFLYGMLPPLNNTIAGMRAVDPSVKEAARGMGMEPGGILREVELPLAWPVILAGLRTSVVINVGTATLGAVVGAGGLGVVIIAGLVRDNPALILSGALLSALLAFAADGIFSLWEEA, encoded by the coding sequence ATGAGGCGACGTCTCGCGAGGACGATAAGGACAGGAGTGATCCTCACGCTCCTCGTCCTGCTCACCCGGGAGGACATCCTCGAAGGGGTCTTGCGTCTGCTGGGATTCCAAGGGGAAATCCTCGTCTATGAACGCGAGTCCATGGGGGTACTCCTCCTCCAGCACGTGGTGATGGTGCTCGTCTCGAGCGCGGTCGCGGCGGCCTTCGGCCTGGGGGTGGGGATCCTCGTGACGAGACCCCGGTTCTCCTACCTGCTCGAGGGGGTGCAGTCGGTGGTGGCGGGGATACAGACCATCCCTCCGGTGGCGGTCATCACCTTTGCGGTACCTGCCCTTGGGTTTGGATTCGCCCCCGCAGTGGCGGCCCTCTTCCTCTACGGGATGCTCCCTCCGCTCAACAACACCATCGCAGGCATGCGTGCGGTGGACCCCTCGGTAAAGGAAGCGGCGCGGGGCATGGGCATGGAGCCCGGAGGTATCCTCAGGGAGGTGGAGCTGCCGCTCGCCTGGCCGGTGATCCTCGCAGGGCTCCGCACGAGTGTGGTGATCAACGTGGGAACGGCCACGCTGGGAGCCGTGGTGGGGGCAGGCGGGCTGGGCGTGGTGATCATCGCAGGGCTGGTCAGGGACAACCCGGCCCTCATCCTCTCGGGGGCTCTCCTCTCGGCCCTCCTCGCCTTTGCAGCGGATGGGATCTTCAGCCTGTGGGAAGAGGCATAG
- the hydF gene encoding [FeFe] hydrogenase H-cluster maturation GTPase HydF has product MTTTPLAERTRIVLFGLRNAGKSSLMNAIFEKEVAIVSDQPGTTTDPVTRAYELIGAGPVAFTDTAGLDDEGPLGSIRIERAKKALAQADIALLVTPLTRPPHPLEDRLLEEVRRRGIPYLVAASFADQAPDPAKEAWLASLPHVRVASPSREGVRTLTSRLVHLVASLAPEPTPLEGLVREGDLLVLVVPIDLAAPKGRLILPQVETLRDALDRDCAALVVKERELSLFFPRLPHRPRLVITDSQAFHKVAADIPPDQPLTSFSILFARKKGDLARYVRGLAALTAFPEGKRVLVVEACSHHRQPDDIATVKIPRLFHQLVDPAVPFDHARELPEDLSPYGLVIHCGGCMVTRRAVLARLDRLAEAGVPVTNYGLFLAWAHGLLPRALEPFPYEYELYCTEVGGGVETRI; this is encoded by the coding sequence GTGACCACCACCCCCCTTGCCGAACGGACGCGCATCGTGCTCTTTGGCCTGAGAAACGCAGGCAAGTCGAGCCTCATGAACGCCATCTTCGAGAAGGAGGTGGCCATCGTCTCGGATCAGCCCGGGACCACCACCGACCCCGTCACCCGGGCCTATGAGCTCATCGGCGCAGGTCCCGTGGCCTTCACCGATACCGCGGGCCTCGACGACGAGGGGCCGCTCGGCTCGATCCGGATCGAGCGGGCGAAGAAGGCCCTCGCCCAGGCGGACATCGCCCTCCTGGTGACCCCCCTCACCCGCCCCCCGCACCCGCTCGAGGACCGGCTCCTGGAGGAGGTGCGGCGGCGGGGGATCCCTTACCTGGTGGCGGCGAGCTTTGCAGACCAGGCCCCCGATCCCGCCAAGGAGGCCTGGCTCGCCTCCCTTCCCCACGTCCGGGTGGCAAGCCCCTCCCGTGAGGGCGTCCGCACCCTCACCTCCAGGCTCGTGCACCTGGTGGCCTCCCTAGCCCCCGAGCCCACCCCGCTCGAGGGCCTCGTCCGGGAGGGCGACCTCCTCGTCCTGGTGGTGCCCATCGACCTCGCAGCCCCCAAGGGCCGTCTCATCCTCCCCCAGGTGGAGACCCTGCGCGACGCCCTCGACCGGGACTGCGCCGCCCTGGTGGTGAAGGAGCGGGAGCTCTCGCTCTTCTTCCCCCGGCTCCCCCACCGCCCTCGCCTCGTCATCACCGACAGCCAGGCCTTCCACAAGGTGGCCGCCGACATCCCGCCCGACCAGCCCCTCACCTCGTTCTCCATCCTCTTTGCGCGAAAGAAGGGCGACCTCGCCCGGTACGTGAGAGGCCTTGCCGCCCTCACCGCCTTCCCCGAGGGGAAGCGCGTCCTGGTGGTGGAGGCCTGCTCCCACCACCGGCAACCTGACGACATCGCCACCGTGAAGATACCCCGCCTCTTCCACCAGCTCGTGGACCCCGCCGTACCCTTCGACCACGCCCGCGAGCTCCCCGAGGACCTCTCGCCCTACGGCCTCGTGATCCACTGTGGGGGATGCATGGTCACCCGCCGCGCCGTGCTCGCCCGCCTCGACCGCCTCGCCGAGGCCGGGGTGCCGGTGACCAACTACGGGCTCTTCCTCGCCTGGGCCCACGGCCTCCTCCCCCGGGCACTCGAGCCCTTCCCCTACGAGTACGAGCTCTACTGCACCGAGGTGGGAGGCGGGGTGGAGACGAGGATCTAG
- a CDS encoding lyase family protein, with protein sequence MEDVRKYIGPETRKALSNFGEGGLPRELIGAYAEVKQAVLSAIQEVEQRWSPPVWKSLSRAVEEVKSGGLDDQFPLPLFQGGAGTSINMNVNEVIAARANELLEEEGCPERVDALDDVNRYQSTNDTFPTAVTIVLYWRLLHLEQQVIRLQAALAEREGRYAHILMVGRTELQDALPITLGQVFGSWAGMFERDRWRLHKIKERIRTVPLGGTAVGTGFPAPAMVVFAAEEALRRITGLPLARSQNLPDEVAHQDKWSELAHGIRQVAENLVKLTGDLLLYTSSFLGELGHPEVQAGSTIMAAKTNPVFLEYARGLAFSAQHACDAVSTLSQQGQLQLNPYLPFILHHLLQAFTMVGTALETLTERLLPALEVREDRIHAHLLASHTLLNALLPLLGYHGVKELYRLHPEPFSSMDELVRFVVDHTDLEEVEVRAALDPGRATSFVRRVR encoded by the coding sequence ATGGAAGACGTGCGGAAGTACATAGGGCCTGAGACCAGGAAGGCCCTCTCCAACTTCGGCGAGGGAGGCCTCCCGCGTGAGCTGATCGGAGCCTATGCCGAGGTGAAGCAGGCGGTCCTCTCTGCGATCCAGGAGGTGGAGCAGCGCTGGTCCCCTCCCGTGTGGAAGTCCCTCTCCCGCGCGGTGGAGGAGGTGAAGTCCGGAGGCCTCGACGACCAGTTCCCCCTTCCCCTGTTTCAGGGAGGTGCGGGTACGAGCATCAACATGAACGTCAACGAGGTGATCGCGGCCCGTGCCAACGAGCTCCTCGAGGAGGAGGGGTGTCCCGAACGGGTGGACGCCCTGGATGACGTGAACCGCTACCAGTCCACCAACGACACCTTCCCCACCGCGGTCACCATCGTGCTCTACTGGCGGCTCCTCCACCTGGAGCAGCAGGTGATACGGCTTCAGGCGGCCCTCGCCGAGCGGGAAGGCCGGTACGCCCACATCCTCATGGTGGGGCGGACCGAGCTCCAGGACGCCCTCCCCATCACCCTGGGCCAGGTCTTTGGTTCGTGGGCCGGGATGTTCGAGCGTGACAGGTGGCGGCTCCACAAGATAAAGGAGCGCATCCGGACCGTCCCCCTCGGCGGCACGGCCGTGGGCACCGGTTTCCCGGCCCCGGCCATGGTGGTGTTCGCGGCAGAGGAGGCCCTCAGGCGGATCACCGGGCTTCCCCTGGCCCGGAGCCAGAACCTGCCGGACGAGGTGGCCCACCAGGACAAGTGGTCGGAGCTCGCCCACGGGATACGCCAGGTGGCCGAGAACCTCGTAAAGCTCACCGGCGACCTCCTCCTCTACACCTCCTCGTTCCTGGGAGAGCTCGGACATCCCGAGGTCCAGGCAGGGAGTACCATCATGGCGGCCAAGACCAATCCCGTGTTCCTCGAGTACGCCCGCGGCCTCGCCTTCAGCGCCCAGCACGCCTGCGATGCGGTGAGCACCCTCTCGCAGCAGGGGCAGCTCCAGCTCAACCCCTACCTTCCCTTCATCCTCCACCACCTCCTCCAGGCCTTCACCATGGTGGGGACGGCCCTTGAGACCCTCACCGAGAGGCTCCTCCCCGCCCTCGAGGTGCGGGAGGATCGCATCCATGCCCACCTCCTCGCCTCGCACACCCTGCTCAACGCCCTTCTCCCCCTCCTCGGCTACCATGGGGTGAAGGAGCTCTACCGACTCCACCCCGAGCCGTTCTCGAGTATGGATGAGCTCGTGAGGTTTGTGGTAGATCACACCGACCTCGAGGAGGTCGAGGTGCGGGCGGCCCTCGATCCCGGTCGGGCCACCTCGTTCGTGAGGAGGGTGCGGTGA